A single genomic interval of Terriglobus albidus harbors:
- a CDS encoding DUF3224 domain-containing protein yields MRKLLLAAALSLSTTLLQGQSPAMNHATGTFEVKVAPTGHDPEPTISSLSIDKQIHGDLEATTKGEMLAAGDQKAGLGGYVAIERVTGKLSGRIGSFALMHTGTMVPGQPYDLKIIVVPGSGTGDLSGIYGAFHILIDSAGKHSYTFDYAFSTK; encoded by the coding sequence ATGCGCAAACTCCTGCTTGCCGCTGCCCTCTCGCTCTCCACGACTCTCCTTCAAGGACAATCTCCCGCTATGAACCACGCCACCGGCACCTTCGAGGTCAAAGTTGCGCCGACCGGACACGATCCGGAACCCACCATCAGCTCCCTCTCGATTGATAAACAGATCCACGGGGACCTCGAGGCCACCACCAAGGGCGAGATGCTCGCCGCCGGAGACCAGAAGGCCGGCCTCGGCGGCTATGTCGCCATAGAGCGCGTCACCGGTAAGCTCAGCGGCAGGATCGGCAGCTTTGCCCTGATGCACACCGGCACCATGGTTCCCGGCCAGCCGTACGACCTGAAGATCATCGTCGTCCCCGGCTCAGGGACAGGGGATCTCTCCGGCATCTACGGCGCCTTTCATATCCTCATCGATAGCGCAGGCAAACACTCCTACACCTTCGACTACGCCTTCTCCACGAAGTAG
- a CDS encoding fumarate hydratase produces the protein MATIKQEDLIQSVADALQYISYYHPVDYIKNLARAYELEESVAAKDAMAQILINSRMCAEGHRPICQDTGIVTVFLKIGMGVQWEGATMDVQSMCDEGVRRAYNHPDNRLRASVLADPAFGRKNTKDNTPAVVNIELVKGDGIDVIVAAKGGGSEAKSKFAMLNPSDSIVDWVVKTVPSMGAGWCPPGMLGIGIGGTAEKAMLLAKQALMEPIDMQELIARGPQNKLEEMRIELYRKINALGIGAQGLGGLTTVLDIKILDYPTHAANLPVAMIPNCAATRHAHFHLDGSGPAHIDAPSLEDWPELTYSPANARRVDLDTVTREEVATWKPGEVLLLNGKLLTGRDAAHKRMIDMLNKGETLPVDFTGRFIYYVGPVDPVREEVVGPAGPTTATRMDKFTRQMLEQTGLLGMVGKSERGPAAIEAIRDNKAVYLMAVGGAAYLVSKAIKASRVLAFEDLGMEAIYEFTVKDMPVTVAVDSNGVSVHETGPAEWKARIAGEFEGVAILR, from the coding sequence ATGGCCACAATCAAACAGGAAGACCTTATCCAGAGCGTTGCCGACGCGCTGCAGTACATCAGCTACTACCACCCGGTGGACTACATCAAGAACCTGGCTCGGGCGTATGAGCTGGAGGAGTCGGTTGCGGCCAAGGACGCAATGGCGCAGATCCTGATTAACAGCCGTATGTGCGCCGAGGGCCACCGCCCCATCTGCCAGGACACCGGCATTGTCACCGTCTTCCTGAAGATCGGTATGGGTGTGCAGTGGGAGGGCGCGACCATGGACGTGCAGTCCATGTGCGACGAGGGTGTTCGCCGGGCCTATAACCATCCGGACAACCGTCTGCGCGCCAGCGTTCTGGCCGACCCGGCCTTTGGGCGTAAGAACACGAAGGACAACACGCCGGCGGTGGTGAATATTGAGCTGGTGAAGGGTGATGGCATCGATGTCATCGTTGCGGCCAAGGGTGGTGGAAGCGAGGCGAAGTCGAAGTTCGCCATGCTGAATCCGTCAGACTCAATCGTGGACTGGGTCGTGAAGACCGTGCCTTCGATGGGCGCCGGATGGTGCCCGCCGGGCATGCTGGGCATCGGTATTGGTGGAACGGCGGAAAAGGCGATGCTGCTGGCCAAGCAGGCTCTGATGGAGCCGATCGACATGCAGGAGCTGATCGCGCGCGGGCCGCAGAACAAGCTGGAAGAGATGCGTATCGAGCTCTACCGCAAGATCAATGCGCTGGGAATCGGAGCCCAGGGACTGGGCGGCCTGACGACCGTGCTCGATATCAAGATCCTCGACTATCCGACGCACGCGGCCAACCTGCCGGTGGCGATGATCCCGAACTGCGCGGCGACGCGTCATGCTCACTTCCATCTGGACGGCTCGGGACCAGCGCACATTGACGCTCCTTCGCTCGAAGACTGGCCGGAGCTGACGTACTCTCCTGCGAATGCACGCCGCGTCGATCTCGATACCGTAACCCGCGAAGAGGTAGCAACGTGGAAGCCGGGAGAAGTGTTGCTGCTGAACGGCAAGCTGCTGACCGGCCGCGATGCCGCACACAAGCGGATGATCGACATGCTCAACAAGGGCGAGACGCTGCCTGTCGACTTCACCGGACGCTTTATCTACTACGTTGGACCGGTCGATCCGGTGCGCGAGGAGGTTGTTGGCCCGGCGGGTCCGACAACAGCGACACGGATGGATAAGTTCACGCGCCAGATGCTGGAGCAGACAGGTCTGCTGGGCATGGTGGGTAAAAGCGAGCGTGGACCTGCGGCGATCGAGGCGATTCGCGATAACAAGGCTGTCTACCTGATGGCCGTTGGTGGAGCCGCGTATCTGGTCTCGAAGGCGATCAAGGCATCGCGCGTGCTGGCCTTTGAGGATCTGGGCATGGAGGCCATCTACGAGTTTACGGTCAAGGATATGCCGGTGACGGTGGCGGTGGATTCCAATGGCGTCAGCGTGCACGAGACTGGACCGGCCGAGTGGAAGGCGAGGATTGCCGGAGAGTTTGAGGGAGTGGCGATTCTGCGGTAG
- a CDS encoding nitroreductase family protein: MPDLEHIKHGPSETGVLDLILKRWSPRAFSDKPVAAEDLKKIFTAAGWAASSYGEEPWRFIVGIKGDSTYDKIFSTLVEFNQGWAKSAPVLYLTAAKKTFTANGHPDYHNLHDTGAASATAALQAIALGIHTHGMGGFDHKKAREVFQIPEDFDVGAVWALGYLGDPNTLQGGMKDQELASRKRKPFDSYVFSEWDKPAKF; this comes from the coding sequence ATGCCCGATCTCGAACACATCAAGCACGGTCCCTCGGAGACTGGCGTCCTCGACCTGATCCTCAAGCGCTGGAGCCCCCGCGCTTTCTCCGATAAGCCCGTTGCCGCAGAAGACCTGAAGAAGATCTTTACTGCCGCCGGATGGGCGGCGAGTTCGTATGGCGAAGAACCCTGGCGCTTCATCGTAGGCATCAAGGGCGACAGCACCTACGACAAGATCTTTTCTACGCTGGTCGAGTTCAACCAGGGATGGGCGAAGTCCGCTCCCGTGCTCTATCTCACCGCCGCCAAAAAGACCTTCACTGCCAACGGTCACCCGGACTACCACAATCTGCACGACACCGGCGCTGCCTCAGCCACGGCAGCATTACAGGCCATCGCTCTCGGCATCCACACCCACGGCATGGGCGGCTTCGACCACAAGAAGGCCCGCGAGGTCTTCCAGATCCCCGAGGACTTCGACGTAGGCGCCGTATGGGCCCTGGGATATCTCGGCGACCCGAATACGCTGCAGGGCGGCATGAAGGATCAGGAACTGGCTTCCCGCAAGCGCAAGCCCTTCGATAGCTACGTCTTCTCCGAATGGGACAAGCCGGCAAAGTTTTAA
- a CDS encoding YpdA family putative bacillithiol disulfide reductase, translating to MALSGIFDVLVIGAGPTGMACAIEAQRAGLKAVLVDKGCLCNSLFNYPAHMTFFTTPELLEIGNIPFSSPNQKPTRSEALEYYRKVAENYRLDVRQYERVDKVTGSDGQFVVHTEDRFGRTLQHQAKKIVVATGYYDLPNYLGLPGEDLPKTMHYYNEPHPYFGLDVLVIGGKNSAAIAALDLWRHGARVTLVHRGPAMHSHVKYWILPDINNRIKNGEIKAYFSSVVKLINEDTVTLTTPEGETTIANHFVFALTGYRPDFEFLEALGVRLDENNSRCPVCDPQSLESNVPGVYLAGVIIAGERTNEVFIENGRFHGAQIARDLTSKLS from the coding sequence ATGGCCTTGAGCGGGATTTTCGATGTACTGGTGATCGGAGCAGGTCCGACAGGTATGGCCTGCGCGATTGAAGCGCAGCGTGCAGGCCTGAAGGCTGTCCTGGTGGACAAGGGTTGTCTGTGCAACTCGCTCTTTAACTATCCGGCTCACATGACATTCTTTACAACGCCGGAACTGCTGGAGATTGGCAACATACCCTTCTCGAGCCCGAACCAGAAGCCAACTCGGAGCGAAGCCCTGGAGTACTACCGCAAGGTTGCCGAGAACTATCGGCTGGATGTGCGCCAGTACGAGCGTGTGGACAAGGTAACCGGGAGCGATGGGCAGTTTGTCGTTCATACCGAAGATCGTTTTGGCCGCACGCTACAGCACCAGGCGAAGAAGATTGTGGTGGCTACCGGGTACTACGATCTGCCGAACTATCTCGGTCTTCCTGGGGAAGACCTTCCCAAGACCATGCACTATTACAACGAGCCGCATCCGTACTTTGGGCTCGATGTGCTGGTGATCGGCGGAAAGAACTCGGCAGCGATTGCAGCGCTGGATCTCTGGCGTCATGGAGCACGTGTCACTCTGGTGCATCGCGGACCTGCGATGCATAGTCATGTGAAGTACTGGATTCTGCCTGACATCAACAACCGCATCAAGAACGGAGAGATCAAGGCGTACTTTTCGAGCGTGGTGAAGCTGATCAACGAGGACACGGTGACCCTGACGACTCCTGAGGGCGAGACGACGATTGCGAATCACTTTGTCTTCGCTCTGACGGGGTATAGGCCCGACTTCGAGTTTCTGGAGGCTTTGGGCGTCAGGCTGGATGAGAACAACAGCCGATGCCCGGTCTGCGATCCGCAATCGCTGGAGTCGAACGTTCCGGGAGTCTATCTGGCCGGAGTCATTATCGCTGGTGAGCGCACCAACGAAGTATTTATCGAAAACGGGCGTTTCCACGGCGCGCAGATTGCCCGCGATTTGACGAGCAAGCTCTCGTGA
- a CDS encoding ATP-binding protein, protein MRRILPRTIQGQLIFGTIVVQTVLLVVFLTYTISAQRSVTRARARERLLQQVERLAGACSVPLSQNHMDALKEILETARITPTIDGARVTDLSGRTLAVSESNADAPLSAEERRELLGPAKARLFMTAQGRTEGVAPIFVNGKPVGLIWLEPSSSALASNIGIIVKSGLWYGCLALLSNLLPILLIVRGVSRPLRKLREATQQIIRDPESNAGFPLVVTASNEVGELTRSFNTMVRELEDQRSGLYETLALLDSMLGNAPIGFAFFDQKLRYVRLNQFLADINGLPINRHLGRKMTEVFPGPLAERVEMLLSTVFDSGEPVRDIEMKGELPSLPGVQRSWICNWYPVRTQQGVVRWVGVVVMEITQRLQAEEALRKTEKLAAAGRLAASIAHEINNPLEAVTNLLYLLQTHPELDSTAREYVSTAQAELARVSEITQQTLRFYRQSTFPVQTQVAEVLDSVLALHQLRLGSARITVERELDPTVALFGFSGELRQLFANLIGNAIDAMVGGGRLIVRARYGTGRSLRGTWCEGVRVTVSDTGTGMSEETRRRLFEPFYTTKDATGTGLGLWVSDEIIRKHSGTARVKSRQGEISGTTFAIFFPKDGLNGVRSLSNDAAKEAANA, encoded by the coding sequence ATGCGCCGTATCCTGCCAAGAACGATCCAGGGGCAACTGATCTTTGGCACCATCGTGGTGCAGACGGTGCTGCTTGTCGTCTTTCTGACCTATACGATCTCCGCGCAGCGCTCCGTTACGCGGGCACGGGCTCGCGAACGGCTGTTGCAACAGGTTGAGCGTCTGGCTGGAGCGTGTAGCGTTCCGCTGAGCCAGAATCACATGGACGCGTTGAAGGAGATCCTGGAGACGGCGCGGATTACACCGACGATCGACGGTGCGCGTGTCACGGATCTGAGTGGCAGAACCCTGGCGGTATCCGAGTCGAACGCTGATGCGCCATTAAGCGCCGAAGAGCGGCGCGAGCTATTGGGACCAGCGAAGGCGCGGCTGTTTATGACAGCCCAGGGACGAACGGAGGGCGTCGCTCCGATCTTTGTCAACGGGAAGCCCGTTGGACTGATCTGGCTGGAACCAAGCTCGTCCGCGCTTGCAAGCAATATCGGCATCATCGTGAAGAGCGGGCTCTGGTACGGCTGCCTGGCGCTGCTCTCAAACCTATTGCCGATTCTATTAATTGTGCGCGGCGTGAGCCGGCCCTTGCGCAAGCTGCGTGAGGCGACGCAGCAGATCATCCGCGATCCAGAATCGAATGCAGGTTTTCCGTTGGTGGTGACTGCCTCCAACGAAGTAGGCGAGCTGACACGCAGCTTCAACACCATGGTGCGTGAGCTGGAGGATCAGCGGTCAGGCTTATACGAGACGCTGGCGCTGCTGGATTCCATGCTGGGGAATGCGCCTATCGGTTTTGCGTTCTTCGATCAGAAGCTGCGATACGTACGGTTGAATCAGTTTCTTGCGGATATCAATGGATTGCCAATCAACCGCCACCTTGGTCGAAAAATGACGGAGGTCTTTCCAGGACCGCTCGCCGAGCGGGTAGAGATGCTTCTCTCGACGGTCTTCGACTCAGGAGAGCCGGTGCGGGATATCGAGATGAAGGGAGAGCTGCCCAGCCTGCCGGGCGTGCAGCGTTCCTGGATCTGCAACTGGTATCCCGTACGCACGCAGCAAGGCGTGGTGCGATGGGTTGGCGTTGTCGTGATGGAGATCACGCAGCGTCTGCAGGCTGAGGAGGCGCTGCGCAAGACGGAGAAGCTGGCCGCAGCAGGACGGCTTGCCGCAAGCATCGCGCATGAGATCAACAATCCTCTGGAAGCTGTGACGAATCTTCTGTATCTGTTGCAGACTCATCCGGAGCTCGATTCCACGGCACGTGAGTATGTGTCTACCGCACAAGCTGAACTGGCGCGTGTCTCGGAGATCACACAGCAGACGCTGCGTTTCTACCGGCAGTCAACCTTTCCTGTGCAGACGCAGGTGGCTGAGGTGCTGGACTCGGTGTTGGCTCTGCATCAGTTGAGGCTTGGCAGTGCGCGTATTACGGTGGAGCGCGAGCTTGATCCCACGGTAGCGCTCTTTGGTTTCAGCGGAGAGCTGCGTCAGTTGTTTGCCAACCTGATCGGGAATGCGATTGATGCGATGGTCGGTGGCGGCAGACTGATTGTGCGTGCCCGCTATGGCACGGGACGTTCTCTTCGCGGCACCTGGTGCGAAGGCGTGCGCGTAACGGTGAGCGATACCGGTACTGGGATGAGCGAAGAGACGCGCCGTCGGCTCTTTGAGCCGTTCTATACCACCAAGGATGCTACCGGCACTGGGCTTGGCCTGTGGGTGAGCGATGAGATCATCCGCAAGCACTCCGGCACCGCGCGTGTGAAGAGCCGGCAGGGCGAAATTTCAGGAACCACCTTCGCGATCTTCTTTCCCAAGGATGGGCTCAACGGGGTACGGTCACTATCCAATGACGCGGCGAAGGAAGCCGCGAATGCCTAA
- a CDS encoding ABC transporter permease — translation MSNANQYAHAFRGLFLRDLHVLRREMFPFLIRICMNPILFLFVFTYIMPHMAGGSAMNPTAGMAEGTGVSFSTVLLPGLMAVAIMFSGIAAVALPLAQEFGVTREIDDRVMCPLPVSAVAMEKIVFSAMQSIIAACIVFPLAYYIPSTPVSAHVTSWPLLIVVLILASLTAGALGLTIGTTVKPQQIGLIFGVVVMPITFLGCVYYPWAKLDHIPWLRYGVLFNPIVYMSEGLRASLTPALPHMHPAAILGMLSFFLVLLTWLGIRGFLRRVIG, via the coding sequence ATGAGCAACGCTAACCAATACGCTCACGCCTTTCGCGGACTCTTCCTGCGCGACCTGCATGTGCTGCGGCGGGAGATGTTTCCCTTCCTCATCCGCATCTGCATGAACCCGATCCTCTTTTTGTTCGTGTTCACCTACATCATGCCGCACATGGCCGGCGGTTCCGCCATGAACCCGACCGCCGGCATGGCCGAAGGCACAGGCGTCAGTTTCTCCACTGTCCTGCTTCCGGGCTTGATGGCCGTGGCCATCATGTTCTCCGGCATTGCGGCCGTGGCTCTTCCCCTGGCGCAGGAGTTCGGCGTTACGCGTGAAATCGACGATCGCGTCATGTGCCCGCTGCCCGTCAGCGCAGTTGCCATGGAGAAGATCGTCTTCTCAGCCATGCAGAGCATCATTGCCGCCTGCATCGTCTTCCCGCTGGCATACTACATCCCCAGCACGCCAGTCTCGGCCCACGTCACCAGTTGGCCGTTGCTGATCGTGGTGCTCATCCTTGCCTCACTTACCGCTGGTGCTCTTGGCCTCACCATTGGCACGACCGTGAAACCGCAGCAAATCGGTCTGATCTTCGGCGTAGTCGTCATGCCCATCACCTTCCTGGGCTGTGTCTACTATCCGTGGGCAAAGCTGGATCACATCCCGTGGTTGCGGTACGGCGTGCTCTTCAACCCGATCGTCTACATGAGCGAAGGTCTGCGCGCATCGCTTACGCCTGCACTGCCGCACATGCATCCAGCCGCCATTCTTGGCATGCTGAGCTTCTTCCTGGTTCTGCTGACGTGGTTAGGCATTCGCGGCTTCCTTCGCCGCGTCATTGGATAG
- a CDS encoding ATP-binding cassette domain-containing protein, producing the protein MIVEIQSLRKVYDGKQAVTAVDGIDLSVRPGEIYGLLGPNGAGKTTTISICTTRALPTAGGVRIAGIDVVANPAEARRYIGVVPQYNTLDRACTVFENIYFHCRYFGASSSEAKARTSQLLEQFHLSERTKAYPQQLSGGLAQRLQIARAIAHHPKVLFLDEPSAGLDPQSRIAMWDIVRRLHTEGITVVLTTHYMEEADALCGRVAIIDHGKILVQNTPAALKSSIGAETIYQLDLREVEQAHSLATQLRSFNGVASVETTSNGVRVLAKASDGLLPEIVTAANPFGLRDLSITEPTLETVFIRLTGRDLRD; encoded by the coding sequence GTGATCGTAGAGATTCAATCGCTGCGCAAGGTATACGACGGCAAGCAGGCCGTCACTGCCGTCGATGGCATTGACCTTTCTGTTCGCCCTGGAGAGATTTACGGCCTGCTCGGCCCCAACGGAGCCGGCAAAACTACCACCATCTCCATCTGCACCACTCGTGCCCTGCCGACCGCAGGCGGCGTGCGCATCGCCGGGATTGATGTCGTGGCCAACCCAGCCGAGGCCCGCCGCTACATCGGCGTGGTGCCGCAGTACAACACGCTCGATCGCGCCTGCACCGTCTTCGAAAACATCTACTTTCACTGCCGCTACTTTGGCGCTTCTTCATCAGAAGCCAAGGCTCGCACCTCCCAGTTGCTGGAACAGTTCCACCTGAGCGAACGCACCAAAGCCTATCCGCAGCAGCTCTCCGGCGGACTGGCGCAGCGCCTTCAGATCGCGCGTGCCATCGCACACCACCCCAAAGTTCTCTTCCTCGATGAGCCCTCCGCCGGCCTCGACCCGCAATCGCGTATCGCCATGTGGGATATCGTCCGCCGCCTCCACACGGAGGGCATCACAGTCGTACTCACCACGCACTATATGGAAGAAGCCGACGCGCTCTGCGGACGCGTCGCCATCATTGACCACGGCAAGATCCTCGTACAGAACACGCCTGCTGCCCTCAAGAGCTCCATTGGAGCAGAGACGATCTATCAGCTCGATCTGCGTGAGGTTGAACAGGCACACTCGCTCGCTACACAACTTCGCTCGTTCAATGGCGTCGCCAGCGTCGAGACCACGTCCAACGGCGTACGTGTGCTTGCCAAAGCCTCCGATGGCCTTCTCCCGGAGATCGTCACCGCCGCCAATCCCTTCGGTCTTCGTGATCTCTCCATCACCGAGCCCACGCTCGAAACCGTCTTCATCCGCCTGACCGGCCGCGACCTGAGAGACTAA
- a CDS encoding efflux RND transporter periplasmic adaptor subunit — translation MNANTQTERSSRGPYIAVTGLFLLLGVVAVVVFLPRLRHNQALKVEADAVTGPPVVVVTKVKIGVKDTKLELPGTAQAFEQAAIFARTNGYVKARYVDIGDHVRQGQLLALIEDPTTEQSLRQAQANVVQLKAQLVLAEANAKLADANDARWRDLYAQGVVSKLDADTRGATASTNQATVEAAKASIAAGEATVKSLQEQLSFSRVTAPFDGIILTRNIDNGSLITSGSSTNTTQMFTVGRSDTVRVFSSVPQSEVVSVMNAKTAKVAFRELPNHPYPGSISRTSASIDPTSRTILVEIDLKNDGKILPGMYATIQFDAPRAEPPTVLPTNALFVRTAGPQTFVVGDDNVARLRNLVLGRDMGNAVEIVSGLKPGENVVINPTDMVVDGVHVTQKPLQ, via the coding sequence ATGAATGCGAATACCCAGACTGAACGTTCCTCCCGCGGCCCCTATATCGCCGTCACGGGACTCTTCCTGCTGCTTGGCGTCGTTGCCGTTGTCGTCTTCCTTCCCCGGTTGCGCCATAACCAGGCTCTCAAGGTCGAAGCCGACGCTGTCACCGGCCCCCCGGTCGTGGTCGTCACCAAGGTAAAGATCGGCGTCAAAGACACCAAGCTGGAACTCCCCGGCACCGCACAGGCCTTTGAGCAGGCCGCGATCTTTGCCCGCACCAACGGCTACGTCAAAGCCCGCTACGTAGATATCGGCGACCACGTCCGCCAGGGCCAGTTGCTCGCCCTGATCGAAGACCCCACAACCGAACAATCACTGCGCCAGGCACAGGCCAATGTTGTACAGCTCAAGGCCCAACTCGTCCTTGCCGAAGCCAACGCCAAGCTTGCCGACGCCAATGACGCCCGCTGGCGCGACCTCTACGCCCAGGGTGTGGTCAGCAAACTCGACGCCGATACACGCGGAGCCACCGCCTCCACCAACCAGGCTACTGTCGAAGCCGCCAAAGCCAGCATCGCCGCCGGCGAAGCGACCGTGAAGAGCCTGCAGGAGCAGCTCAGCTTCTCGCGCGTTACCGCTCCTTTCGACGGCATCATCCTCACACGCAACATCGACAACGGCTCGCTGATCACCTCCGGCTCCTCCACCAACACGACACAGATGTTTACCGTCGGGCGCTCCGATACGGTGCGTGTCTTCAGCTCAGTACCCCAGTCTGAGGTCGTCTCCGTCATGAACGCCAAGACGGCGAAAGTCGCCTTCCGCGAGCTTCCGAACCATCCCTATCCCGGCTCCATCTCGCGCACCAGCGCCAGCATCGACCCGACCTCGCGCACCATCCTGGTCGAAATCGACTTGAAGAACGATGGCAAGATCCTGCCGGGTATGTACGCCACCATCCAGTTCGACGCACCTCGCGCCGAGCCACCCACCGTGCTGCCGACCAATGCTCTCTTTGTGCGCACCGCCGGTCCACAGACCTTTGTCGTGGGAGACGATAACGTCGCGCGCCTGCGCAACCTCGTCCTGGGACGCGATATGGGGAACGCTGTGGAGATTGTCTCCGGCCTGAAGCCCGGCGAAAACGTCGTCATCAACCCGACCGATATGGTCGTGGATGGCGTTCACGTAACTCAAAAGCCCCTGCAATAG